In the Candidatus Poribacteria bacterium genome, one interval contains:
- a CDS encoding NAD-dependent epimerase/dehydratase family protein encodes MRVLIIGGTGLISTAITRALIARGDNVTLYNRGQTKADIPERYNTITGDRKDYAAFEAQMTEAGNFDAVIDMISFVPADIESAIRAFRGNIGQFIFCSTVDVYTK; translated from the coding sequence ATGCGGGTTTTAATTATTGGTGGGACAGGATTGATTAGCACGGCGATTACGCGCGCTCTCATTGCGCGTGGGGATAATGTGACGCTCTACAACCGCGGACAGACGAAGGCTGATATTCCAGAACGGTATAATACCATTACGGGTGATCGGAAGGACTACGCGGCGTTTGAAGCACAGATGACAGAAGCAGGGAATTTCGACGCTGTCATTGACATGATCAGTTTTGTTCCAGCGGATATTGAGAGTGCGATCCGTGCGTTTCGTGGTAATATTGGACAATTCATTTTCTGTAGCACGGTCGATGTTTATACAAAGTGA
- a CDS encoding DUF5050 domain-containing protein, producing MKRILFLLMVLFNSSLLIINVWGSGKISFTSDSTGNLDIYIIDIDGKNLVNLTNHPSDDFSPTWSPDGRAFAYVSNRDGNPEIYVMNMDTKESRRITNHRATDVDPAWSPDGKWIAFASNQARDHAADTDIYIMDVNGKKVQRLTNKGGHNSTPAWSPDGEWIAFRSTQDGIGGIHVMNADGEKQRALTQVSATGPTWASNGKQIYFSSEKLGGVKVPTLFAVDVDGENPKKITDAGQICEEPDGSPDGQWIAYVSVQDANKDIYLIRAAGGGLRKLTQDPGLEFSPAWVPSAFSVSLSAHTQMVLWGILKQTKRKK from the coding sequence ATGAAACGAATATTATTTCTGTTGATGGTGTTGTTCAATAGTAGTCTGTTGATAATCAACGTTTGGGGTAGCGGTAAGATTTCCTTCACCTCCGATAGCACAGGAAACCTTGACATCTACATCATAGATATAGATGGTAAGAATCTCGTCAACTTAACCAATCATCCATCAGATGACTTCTCGCCGACATGGTCTCCAGATGGTCGGGCTTTTGCCTACGTCTCAAACAGGGACGGAAATCCAGAAATTTACGTAATGAATATGGATACGAAAGAATCTCGAAGGATCACAAACCATCGAGCAACGGATGTGGATCCAGCATGGTCCCCGGATGGCAAGTGGATCGCATTTGCATCCAACCAAGCGCGCGATCATGCTGCCGACACTGACATCTACATAATGGACGTGAATGGAAAGAAGGTTCAGAGACTCACAAACAAGGGCGGACACAATTCAACACCGGCATGGTCCCCGGATGGCGAATGGATCGCGTTCCGTTCCACACAGGACGGCATCGGCGGTATCCATGTCATGAACGCTGATGGTGAAAAACAACGAGCACTCACACAGGTTTCTGCAACAGGTCCCACTTGGGCTTCCAACGGAAAACAAATTTATTTTTCCAGTGAGAAGTTAGGCGGTGTGAAAGTGCCGACACTGTTCGCAGTAGACGTTGATGGAGAAAATCCAAAAAAAATAACGGATGCTGGACAGATCTGCGAAGAACCTGATGGCTCGCCTGACGGTCAGTGGATTGCCTATGTATCCGTTCAAGATGCGAACAAAGACATCTATCTGATCCGCGCGGCAGGGGGTGGTCTCCGAAAATTGACACAAGATCCGGGACTGGAATTTTCTCCTGCATGGGTGCCGTCGGCGTTTAGTGTTTCACTGAGCGCGCACACACAGATGGTGCTCTGGGGAATACTCAAGCAAACAAAAAGAAAAAAATAA
- a CDS encoding Gfo/Idh/MocA family oxidoreductase, translating to MNDYRIAIIGLGGMGGAHAEAVQLETNCELVAGAEINPERAKAWSERFSVKAIYDDYEKMLDEEQPDIVIVPTQAPMHHAPTIAAAQRGIHVFCEKPTALNLIEADEMVETCDQYQVKFAINHIKRASPYNRHVLSLIEKGEIGDVVLLKATDKGGRKVGNSLMEMGTHLYDWLRLFAGDVEWTHAHLVQMDGRESTVDDIKHTQEVHAFDRDAGLVLGERGHAAFRFKNGIHADVQFLAQPETNDNAYGIDIIGTEGRIAIRESVGTTMFIHKGQHKTPAEAWEPVHLSAEDLDEQGNPRDKGSIRLLLQRLMLRDLIAAIEEDRDPFASGRDGRDCLEMIHATWESHRQKSRVSMPLTPREHPLERWKRDS from the coding sequence ATGAACGACTACCGTATTGCAATCATCGGCTTAGGGGGCATGGGTGGAGCGCATGCCGAGGCGGTGCAGTTAGAGACGAACTGTGAACTCGTCGCCGGAGCGGAAATCAATCCAGAACGCGCAAAAGCCTGGAGCGAACGATTCAGCGTCAAAGCCATCTATGACGACTACGAAAAGATGCTTGACGAAGAACAACCCGACATCGTTATCGTCCCAACGCAGGCACCGATGCACCACGCGCCAACAATCGCCGCGGCACAGCGCGGTATCCATGTATTCTGTGAAAAACCGACTGCCCTCAACCTCATTGAAGCCGACGAAATGGTCGAAACCTGCGACCAGTATCAGGTCAAGTTTGCCATTAACCACATTAAACGCGCCAGTCCCTATAATCGTCACGTTCTATCGCTGATTGAAAAAGGTGAAATCGGCGATGTTGTGTTGTTGAAGGCGACTGACAAAGGTGGACGCAAGGTGGGTAACTCGTTGATGGAGATGGGCACCCATCTCTACGATTGGTTACGCCTTTTCGCTGGCGACGTTGAGTGGACGCACGCGCACCTCGTGCAGATGGATGGACGCGAGTCAACCGTCGATGACATCAAACACACTCAAGAAGTCCACGCGTTCGATCGGGATGCGGGACTCGTGCTTGGAGAGCGTGGACACGCCGCGTTTCGCTTCAAGAATGGCATCCATGCCGATGTGCAGTTCCTCGCGCAACCAGAGACAAACGATAATGCATACGGCATCGACATCATCGGCACTGAAGGCAGAATTGCGATCCGAGAGAGTGTCGGCACGACCATGTTTATCCACAAAGGACAACATAAGACACCCGCAGAGGCATGGGAACCTGTGCATCTATCCGCCGAAGACTTGGATGAACAAGGAAACCCACGGGACAAGGGATCGATACGGTTGCTATTGCAACGTCTCATGCTACGCGACCTCATCGCAGCCATTGAAGAAGACCGGGATCCGTTCGCGAGTGGCAGGGATGGTCGAGATTGTCTTGAAATGATCCACGCCACATGGGAATCACATAGACAGAAGTCCCGGGTATCTATGCCGCTTACGCCACGCGAACACCCCCTTGAAAGGTGGAAAAGAGATTCTTAA
- a CDS encoding O-methyltransferase, producing the protein MQRLDILHPSIDDYLLDIIPERDEVLTEMETHARANRFPIVGPLVGRVLHQLVLLTNPTRIFEMGSGFGYSAYWMAKALQKPEASIICTDGSQENADSAVGYLARGGIADRIDYRVGNALEIIDETEGEFDIIYNDIDKDGYPEAFHKAIPRLRSGGLFITDNMLWMGRVVTQEPGGPPERLDEREQWFHAATIGVKELTRLLYSSPDVFTTIIPLRDGVSVAVKR; encoded by the coding sequence ATGCAACGATTAGATATTCTGCATCCCTCAATTGATGACTACTTACTCGACATCATACCTGAACGCGATGAAGTCCTAACGGAGATGGAGACGCATGCCCGGGCAAACCGTTTTCCAATCGTAGGACCGCTCGTTGGGCGTGTCTTACACCAATTGGTATTGCTGACGAATCCGACGCGGATTTTCGAGATGGGTTCGGGCTTTGGATATTCGGCGTATTGGATGGCGAAAGCATTGCAAAAACCGGAAGCATCTATCATCTGTACGGATGGTTCACAGGAGAACGCCGATAGCGCAGTGGGTTATCTCGCTCGCGGTGGTATCGCAGATCGCATCGACTATCGCGTCGGCAACGCACTTGAAATCATCGACGAAACCGAAGGTGAGTTTGACATCATCTATAACGACATCGACAAAGACGGATACCCTGAAGCCTTCCACAAGGCAATCCCACGGCTCAGAAGCGGTGGACTCTTTATCACGGACAATATGCTTTGGATGGGACGCGTCGTCACACAGGAACCCGGTGGTCCTCCAGAAAGACTTGATGAACGAGAGCAATGGTTCCATGCGGCGACAATCGGTGTTAAAGAGTTAACACGTCTTCTCTATAGTTCACCTGATGTATTCACGACGATCATCCCCCTCCGCGATGGGGTCTCGGTCGCGGTGAAGCGTTAA
- a CDS encoding tetratricopeptide repeat protein: MRYLFQGVLILVYCCFMASAQHPDPLLWHYRQAEALANQQRFDEALREYQKVLQLDADFAEAYSGMGVIYWKTGRIDDAIEVFQKALARNNRLLQAHAVMGLLLSKRGQNTEAIAHYKQAIDIDPHLSWLHSNLAALLWTQNQVPQAISRYQKAIQLDPKSPQAYLGLGNIYYTQLKFNAALETYTRAIELELQTPGIYCNRGIIYTKQGEYDKATTDFQQALAMDTDYTPARFELGFLYQQMGEYEKALSEYERVMPHRTGDLALHHNLARCYFRLGQVEAARHQHEIAQEIREFQDALETAQGKIREEPSDPDGYMALAKIYAEHNQPEKAFEQYKTVILKDAFLMEAYDGIASLYIRYQQGRKAIPVYKTAVGVNSEYTKGHLRLGLLYRQYEQPKESAQHLEIARQLAQKATETMPNVQSFNMLGAIYLAMKDYSRAEATFQKALKLAPNNKQAQEYLQQVRQEKKRASD, translated from the coding sequence ATGAGATATCTATTTCAAGGTGTGCTTATCCTGGTCTACTGCTGTTTCATGGCAAGTGCCCAACACCCTGACCCTTTGCTATGGCACTATCGACAGGCGGAAGCACTTGCCAACCAGCAACGCTTTGATGAGGCACTTCGTGAATATCAGAAGGTCTTACAACTGGACGCGGATTTTGCCGAGGCGTATAGCGGCATGGGTGTGATCTACTGGAAAACAGGCAGGATAGATGACGCTATTGAGGTCTTCCAAAAAGCCCTTGCCCGCAACAATCGTCTCCTGCAAGCGCACGCCGTGATGGGACTCTTGCTTTCAAAACGTGGGCAAAACACGGAAGCGATCGCACATTATAAGCAAGCAATCGACATCGATCCACACCTCAGTTGGCTGCATTCCAATTTAGCTGCGTTACTTTGGACTCAGAATCAAGTTCCACAGGCTATTTCTCGTTATCAAAAAGCCATCCAATTAGACCCCAAGTCACCACAAGCATATCTTGGGTTGGGAAATATCTATTACACCCAGCTCAAGTTTAATGCCGCGCTGGAAACGTATACACGGGCTATTGAACTGGAGTTACAGACACCAGGGATATACTGCAATCGTGGAATCATCTACACCAAACAGGGCGAGTATGATAAGGCAACTACAGATTTTCAGCAGGCGTTGGCAATGGATACCGATTACACGCCAGCAAGATTTGAACTCGGCTTCCTCTATCAGCAGATGGGTGAGTATGAAAAAGCGCTTAGCGAATACGAGCGGGTGATGCCGCACCGGACAGGTGATCTCGCGCTGCACCATAATCTCGCGCGTTGCTATTTTCGTCTCGGACAGGTTGAAGCGGCAAGACATCAACACGAAATTGCACAGGAGATCCGCGAATTTCAAGATGCCCTTGAGACAGCACAGGGAAAAATTCGTGAAGAACCGAGCGATCCTGATGGTTATATGGCACTTGCGAAAATCTATGCAGAACATAACCAACCCGAGAAGGCGTTTGAGCAGTATAAAACCGTTATTCTCAAAGATGCCTTTTTGATGGAGGCTTACGATGGAATCGCCTCACTCTATATTCGGTATCAACAGGGCAGGAAGGCGATTCCCGTCTACAAAACCGCTGTTGGCGTTAATTCGGAATATACGAAAGGACATCTAAGGCTCGGATTACTGTATCGACAGTATGAACAGCCAAAGGAATCTGCACAGCATCTGGAAATCGCCCGCCAACTCGCCCAAAAAGCAACCGAAACGATGCCAAACGTGCAAAGTTTCAATATGCTGGGCGCAATCTATCTCGCCATGAAAGATTATAGCCGGGCTGAAGCCACCTTTCAGAAGGCTCTTAAATTAGCACCAAATAACAAACAGGCTCAGGAATACCTCCAGCAAGTGCGTCAAGAAAAAAAGAGAGCGTCGGACTGA
- a CDS encoding CRTAC1 family protein has protein sequence MRYTSFLFLITCLINTPYCGYAEGKISFTDITAAAGLQFHHVDGRSGERYFLETVGSGAAFFDYDGDGWIDIYFVNGADLPGFRSPQSPTNVLYRNNGNSTFTDVTEQAGVGDTGYGGGCAVGDYDNDGNLDVYVTNFGANVLYRNNGNSTFTDVTQHAGVGDRRWSLGCAFADYDNDGFVDLYVTNYIDFHFETHTNCTQKGVAAYCPPESFEGAPDTLYRNNGDGTFTDVTTIAGVYNEGGKGMGVVFGDYDNDGDADCYVGNDAGENFLYQNRGNGTFTNVGWMAGVEADENGNVQGTMGVDFGDYDNDGLLDLIAINYQQQPNALYRNDNANFFTDVSFVAGMADSVPYVGWGVDFFDVDNDGDKDLLIANGHLQDAIEQYDDTTTYPQHNHLLINNGQGYFVNESVKTGNGLQSRKVSRGLATGDYDNDGDLDVLICNANDTPQLLRNDSEMQENWILIHTIGTRSNRAGIGTRVKIQTDTLIQIDEVRGGSGYLSQNDLRLHFGIGAHKHIDRIEARWPSGIVDIIRDVAPNQIITITEGTHVR, from the coding sequence ATGCGATACACAAGTTTTCTATTTCTCATAACCTGCTTGATTAACACGCCCTACTGCGGGTATGCTGAAGGTAAAATCTCATTTACGGACATCACAGCGGCAGCAGGACTCCAGTTTCACCACGTTGATGGCAGAAGTGGTGAGCGGTATTTTCTGGAAACCGTTGGATCGGGTGCTGCCTTCTTTGATTATGACGGGGATGGATGGATCGATATATATTTTGTTAACGGTGCAGATTTACCCGGCTTTCGCTCACCCCAATCACCAACGAATGTGCTCTATCGTAACAATGGGAACAGCACTTTCACGGATGTCACAGAACAGGCAGGCGTTGGAGATACCGGCTATGGTGGAGGGTGTGCTGTCGGAGACTATGATAACGATGGCAATCTGGATGTATACGTGACGAATTTTGGTGCGAATGTGCTCTATCGTAACAATGGGAACAGCACTTTCACGGATGTCACGCAGCATGCCGGCGTTGGAGATAGGCGTTGGAGCCTTGGGTGTGCTTTCGCTGATTATGATAATGATGGTTTTGTTGATTTGTACGTCACTAACTACATCGACTTCCACTTTGAAACCCATACCAACTGCACACAAAAAGGTGTGGCGGCATACTGTCCACCCGAAAGTTTTGAGGGCGCACCAGACACTTTATATCGCAATAACGGTGATGGAACGTTCACCGATGTCACCACGATCGCCGGGGTCTATAATGAAGGTGGAAAAGGAATGGGAGTCGTGTTCGGGGATTATGACAACGATGGCGATGCGGATTGTTATGTGGGCAACGATGCTGGGGAGAATTTTCTCTATCAGAACAGGGGGAATGGCACATTTACAAACGTCGGTTGGATGGCGGGGGTGGAAGCCGATGAAAACGGGAACGTCCAGGGAACAATGGGCGTCGATTTTGGGGATTATGACAATGATGGGCTGTTAGACCTCATCGCGATTAACTATCAACAACAGCCCAATGCCCTCTATCGCAACGATAACGCTAACTTTTTCACCGACGTATCATTCGTTGCGGGTATGGCTGACAGCGTTCCTTATGTTGGCTGGGGTGTCGATTTTTTCGATGTGGACAACGATGGGGATAAAGACCTCCTTATCGCCAACGGTCATCTCCAAGACGCGATCGAACAATACGACGATACAACGACCTATCCCCAACACAATCATCTATTGATTAACAATGGACAGGGATACTTCGTTAATGAATCGGTGAAGACTGGAAACGGTTTACAGTCGCGTAAGGTGAGTCGGGGGCTCGCGACAGGGGATTACGACAATGATGGCGACTTAGACGTGCTGATCTGTAACGCCAATGATACCCCGCAGCTCCTTCGCAACGATAGTGAAATGCAGGAAAATTGGATTCTGATTCACACGATTGGGACGCGGAGTAATCGCGCAGGGATCGGTACACGGGTAAAAATTCAAACCGACACTCTCATCCAAATTGATGAAGTGCGGGGTGGCTCTGGCTACCTCTCTCAAAACGACTTACGTCTCCATTTTGGAATTGGTGCGCACAAGCACATCGACCGTATTGAAGCGAGATGGCCCAGCGGCATTGTTGACATAATTCGAGATGTCGCACCGAACCAGATAATTACCATCACGGAAGGCACTCACGTTCGGTAA
- a CDS encoding alkaline phosphatase family protein yields MELTESRFKRFIFIIIDGAPYEIFKTLIENGDLPNIKKHVVDRGSLNKAVSVFPSTTGPAFIPFFMGLYPGTANIPGIRWMSKSNFHIPHHFKRPGVCSYMGFDGLHFEADLPLNSPTLFDFFSPVSNIYNLLARGCPPSKNLTRWSKPFVYTYAHFSHRWRFVNQIAARRLYKAVEAGDKFVVCLFPAVDTFSHLSQIQSPQVLQTYREIDTAIGNIVHTLQKANTLQETLILITSDHGMTDTHTHIDVPQHLDEGGWRCLHYPKVWRQGTVSASMVSGNGMTHLYFKNNPIGKGWGERTPFEKLHKMGVIGSLIELEGLGFVAGQSETGDILVQNRGGQGRILCRSVQTDRGNPQSVGGTFKSSDALRFSYQFTGTDPLGYGVPYENLSSREALRETYDSPHPDGIVQLWQIFKSERTGDLVLSAEKGYDLRARYEIPEHRATHGALIAEHLSIPLATNYPIAEQCIRSVDVFPTVLSLCGHNVAERHIDGRVVK; encoded by the coding sequence ATGGAATTAACCGAATCACGTTTCAAACGGTTTATCTTTATTATCATCGATGGGGCACCGTATGAAATCTTTAAAACGTTGATTGAGAACGGGGATCTTCCAAATATCAAGAAACATGTAGTAGATCGCGGCAGTTTGAATAAAGCGGTCTCCGTCTTTCCGTCAACAACGGGACCCGCCTTTATCCCATTTTTTATGGGCTTGTATCCTGGCACTGCGAATATCCCCGGCATTCGGTGGATGTCTAAATCGAACTTCCATATCCCCCACCACTTCAAACGTCCGGGGGTCTGCAGTTATATGGGGTTTGATGGGTTGCATTTTGAAGCCGATTTGCCCCTAAATTCTCCCACACTTTTTGATTTTTTTTCACCCGTCAGCAATATTTACAATCTTCTCGCCCGCGGGTGTCCGCCATCCAAAAACCTGACGCGCTGGAGCAAACCCTTCGTATACACCTACGCACACTTTTCCCATCGTTGGCGATTCGTCAATCAGATTGCAGCCCGTCGCTTATATAAAGCCGTTGAAGCAGGTGACAAATTCGTGGTATGCCTCTTTCCCGCAGTTGATACCTTTTCTCATCTCTCACAGATACAATCTCCACAGGTACTTCAGACTTACCGAGAGATTGATACCGCGATTGGAAACATTGTTCATACATTGCAAAAGGCGAACACCCTCCAAGAAACGCTGATTCTGATAACCAGCGACCATGGGATGACCGATACACATACGCATATTGATGTCCCACAGCACTTAGACGAAGGCGGTTGGCGATGTTTGCATTACCCAAAGGTCTGGCGACAAGGCACCGTATCTGCCAGTATGGTATCAGGAAACGGGATGACGCATCTCTATTTTAAAAATAATCCGATTGGAAAGGGATGGGGGGAACGCACCCCCTTCGAGAAACTTCACAAAATGGGGGTCATTGGTTCCTTGATTGAATTGGAGGGGTTGGGATTCGTCGCAGGGCAGAGCGAAACTGGAGATATTCTCGTCCAAAACCGAGGTGGACAGGGAAGAATCTTGTGTCGTTCAGTGCAGACGGACCGCGGAAACCCACAAAGCGTAGGGGGGACGTTCAAATCCTCAGACGCGTTGCGTTTCTCCTACCAATTTACAGGGACAGATCCACTCGGATATGGTGTTCCCTATGAGAATTTGTCCTCACGGGAAGCACTCCGTGAGACCTATGACAGTCCGCACCCTGATGGTATCGTTCAATTGTGGCAGATTTTCAAAAGTGAACGGACAGGCGATCTTGTTCTCAGTGCCGAGAAGGGTTACGATTTACGTGCCCGTTATGAAATCCCTGAACATCGGGCGACGCACGGTGCTTTAATCGCCGAGCATCTATCCATCCCGCTTGCGACGAATTATCCAATCGCAGAACAGTGTATCCGATCCGTTGATGTATTTCCAACGGTGCTCAGTCTCTGTGGACATAACGTCGCAGAGCGTCACATTGATGGTAGAGTCGTTAAGTAG
- a CDS encoding nucleoside phosphorylase: protein MPIPNFPDKHRSRPIITPQQHVAYFRQQGFIPDFPIPESVIFCYEGNLLDRITRIESVEQVHGVGGGFYLLTETDNRLAVSGNNGIGAPGVSMVLELLIELGIKRFINVGIAGGLQKNSHIGDVVVCTSAIRDEGVSYHYLEDPSAPALPSENLTTAFRRTLTRDGIPYTQGPTWTTDAFFRETIGEIQHYQREGVVTVEMETAALFAISTLRGVDMASGFVISDLVAELVWHPQILAQETYERLFRLYQAARATLNETNKN, encoded by the coding sequence ATGCCAATACCCAATTTCCCCGATAAACATAGATCACGTCCCATCATCACTCCACAACAGCACGTCGCGTACTTCCGTCAACAAGGCTTTATTCCCGATTTCCCGATCCCCGAGAGCGTCATTTTCTGTTATGAAGGGAATCTTCTGGATCGTATTACCCGCATTGAAAGTGTAGAGCAGGTTCATGGAGTAGGTGGAGGTTTCTATCTGCTGACTGAAACTGACAATCGCCTGGCAGTTAGTGGCAATAATGGCATCGGTGCGCCGGGTGTGTCAATGGTTCTTGAACTTCTGATAGAATTGGGGATTAAACGATTTATCAATGTAGGAATTGCTGGTGGCTTACAAAAAAACTCACACATTGGCGATGTCGTCGTTTGCACGAGTGCCATTCGCGATGAAGGCGTTTCATATCACTACTTGGAGGATCCTTCAGCACCTGCCCTGCCGTCCGAAAATCTGACAACCGCGTTCAGACGGACCCTTACGCGCGACGGCATTCCTTATACGCAGGGACCAACATGGACGACCGATGCTTTTTTTCGTGAAACGATTGGGGAGATTCAGCATTATCAACGGGAAGGGGTTGTCACGGTTGAAATGGAAACCGCCGCTTTATTCGCCATCAGTACCCTGCGCGGTGTGGACATGGCATCAGGGTTTGTCATTAGCGATTTAGTGGCAGAATTGGTATGGCATCCACAGATCCTCGCCCAAGAAACATACGAGCGTCTCTTTCGATTATATCAGGCAGCACGCGCAACCTTAAACGAAACGAATAAAAACTAA
- a CDS encoding LamG domain-containing protein produces MKLRSRVSFALVWLIVIAFGVLVTSISHAAILDPGTVEVAYLFDEGKGTVAKDISGNGRDGEISGAKYTKGVFGQCLDYDGKDDNLIVSGYAGIGGTDPRTTVFWFKAGDTREHSWVKWGPNLTGEKYYVRAHLRGAECNLRVEVAGGQNYGADDVCDKEWHHMAVVFPKGSDSVQDHDLYVDGELQGKEGGDQAMDTNAEDQEVNMGDFLAHHQFMFGLFDEVAIFNVDLTEKQIKAIIDNGLQAALGVDPQGKLATSWGMLKKY; encoded by the coding sequence ATGAAACTTAGAAGTAGAGTCAGTTTTGCGCTGGTTTGGTTAATTGTTATCGCTTTCGGAGTACTGGTTACGAGTATCAGTCATGCCGCTATACTGGATCCCGGGACGGTTGAGGTTGCATACCTCTTTGATGAAGGGAAAGGGACGGTCGCCAAGGACATTTCTGGAAACGGTCGAGACGGGGAGATATCTGGCGCGAAATACACCAAAGGTGTGTTCGGGCAGTGTCTCGACTATGATGGCAAAGATGACAATTTGATCGTTTCCGGCTACGCTGGCATTGGTGGCACGGATCCAAGAACAACGGTCTTCTGGTTTAAAGCAGGGGACACAAGAGAGCATTCGTGGGTGAAATGGGGACCGAACCTGACGGGAGAAAAATACTATGTCCGTGCGCACCTACGGGGTGCGGAGTGCAATTTGAGGGTTGAGGTGGCTGGCGGGCAAAATTACGGAGCAGATGATGTCTGTGATAAAGAGTGGCATCACATGGCAGTTGTTTTTCCCAAAGGTTCAGACTCTGTGCAAGATCACGATCTTTACGTCGACGGTGAACTTCAGGGCAAGGAAGGTGGCGATCAGGCAATGGACACGAATGCTGAGGACCAGGAGGTTAACATGGGTGATTTTCTGGCACACCACCAGTTTATGTTCGGTCTTTTCGATGAGGTCGCTATTTTCAACGTGGATTTGACTGAAAAACAGATCAAGGCAATCATAGACAATGGATTACAAGCAGCACTCGGCGTGGACCCGCAAGGGAAATTAGCCACGAGTTGGGGGATGCTTAAGAAATATTAG
- a CDS encoding class I SAM-dependent methyltransferase, which produces MNIQKAYDTWSSAYDSDENRTRDLDQSVTQKTLANSCYKSILEIGCGTGKNTHFLSQIGENVHAIDFSEGMISLAEEKLKSSNVTFSLADLTRPWHCDNASMDLVVCNLVLEHIENLAFIFSEAFRVLTDDGHFFLCELHPFRQYQGTQANFQTAHGTMEIQAFVHHISDFLDAAKSSEFRLEEFKEWWHETDQNKPPRLVSFMFKK; this is translated from the coding sequence ATGAATATACAAAAGGCATACGACACCTGGTCATCAGCTTATGATTCGGATGAGAACCGCACCCGAGATTTAGATCAGAGCGTTACCCAAAAAACGCTGGCAAATTCGTGCTATAAATCAATCCTTGAGATCGGTTGTGGAACTGGAAAAAACACCCACTTTCTCTCACAAATCGGTGAGAACGTTCACGCGATTGACTTCTCGGAAGGCATGATTTCTCTCGCCGAAGAGAAGTTGAAATCCAGCAATGTTACGTTCTCTCTCGCCGATCTTACCCGTCCATGGCACTGTGATAATGCGTCTATGGATCTTGTCGTCTGTAACCTTGTCCTTGAGCATATAGAAAACCTGGCATTCATATTCTCAGAAGCGTTCCGGGTATTGACCGATGATGGTCATTTCTTTCTCTGTGAACTTCACCCATTTAGGCAATATCAAGGGACACAGGCAAACTTTCAAACGGCTCACGGAACAATGGAAATTCAAGCGTTTGTGCATCACATATCCGATTTCCTCGACGCTGCCAAAAGCAGTGAATTCCGCCTTGAGGAATTCAAGGAATGGTGGCACGAAACAGATCAAAACAAACCTCCGAGACTTGTGTCGTTTATGTTCAAAAAATGA
- a CDS encoding TetR/AcrR family transcriptional regulator produces the protein MGTKERRAREKEQLRQQILVAARELFVNEGYENISMRKIANKIEYSPTTIYLYFKDKADLLDSVCQETLLNLLNTLEQLKRDESDPVEALRKSGRTYVEFGLKYPQDYKLTFVIRPQFQKGLGLEEGSVGEKVFNYLREMVSECVEQKRFRQIDVETTGQVLWSAVHGVTLLLIDFPDFPWTEKDKLIDTVIHTTIEGLKA, from the coding sequence ATGGGCACCAAAGAGCGCAGGGCAAGAGAAAAGGAACAACTGCGACAGCAAATTCTCGTTGCAGCGCGTGAACTGTTTGTCAATGAAGGCTATGAGAACATCTCCATGCGGAAGATTGCCAACAAGATTGAATACTCTCCGACAACGATCTATCTCTACTTCAAAGACAAGGCGGATCTTTTAGATTCTGTTTGCCAGGAAACACTCCTGAACCTGTTGAACACACTTGAGCAGCTCAAAAGAGATGAGAGTGATCCGGTTGAAGCACTCAGAAAAAGTGGACGAACCTATGTCGAGTTCGGTCTCAAATATCCGCAGGATTACAAACTCACCTTTGTCATCCGACCCCAGTTCCAGAAGGGGTTAGGTCTGGAGGAAGGATCCGTTGGCGAAAAGGTGTTCAATTACTTACGCGAAATGGTTTCTGAATGCGTCGAGCAGAAGAGATTCCGTCAAATCGATGTCGAAACCACCGGTCAGGTGCTGTGGTCAGCGGTTCATGGGGTCACACTGCTCCTGATAGATTTCCCTGACTTCCCTTGGACCGAGAAGGACAAATTGATAGACACAGTCATTCACACGACAATCGAGGGTTTGAAGGCATAG